In the genome of Rhizobium etli 8C-3, one region contains:
- a CDS encoding DUF6428 family protein, which translates to MNAIDKKLSTDITLGHLLDALAAAPDAPVVFHYGGTPVKAGYHVTEVKAGQFSALDCGANPEAWSEIFVQLWDIDGDGRTHMPAGKFATIIRKVSDHVRLEPSAKLTFEVSDGVRPMALYCAQPPRLKGGSFEVILDARPSSYKPRDRWLAEEKAKTACCGPSSGTDCCA; encoded by the coding sequence ATGAACGCGATCGACAAGAAGCTTTCGACCGACATCACGCTCGGCCATCTTCTCGATGCCCTGGCGGCCGCGCCGGATGCACCTGTCGTCTTCCACTACGGCGGCACCCCGGTAAAGGCGGGCTATCACGTGACCGAGGTGAAGGCGGGGCAGTTCTCGGCCCTCGACTGCGGCGCAAATCCCGAAGCATGGTCGGAGATTTTCGTGCAACTCTGGGACATCGACGGGGATGGGCGGACGCACATGCCCGCAGGGAAGTTCGCTACGATCATCCGGAAGGTGTCGGATCATGTCCGGCTTGAGCCATCCGCAAAGCTCACGTTCGAGGTCAGCGACGGTGTGAGGCCGATGGCGCTGTATTGTGCCCAGCCGCCTCGCTTGAAAGGAGGTTCGTTCGAGGTCATCCTCGATGCCCGACCATCGAGCTACAAACCACGCGACCGATGGCTGGCCGAGGAAAAGGCCAAGACTGCGTGCTGTGGGCCATCGTCCGGCACAGACTGCTGCGCCTGA
- a CDS encoding arsenate reductase ArsC, translated as MTEKTYNVLFLCTGNSARSILAESILNKEGGGRFKAFSAGSLPKGDVNPHALKELDVLGYPSTGFSSKSWDAFAEPGAPEMDFIFTVCDNAAGEACPVWIGHPMTAHWGVEDPAAVVGSEVEIQRAFAQAARFLKNRITAFINLPLASIDRMALEQHVRQIGSLQGASVKSAKAE; from the coding sequence ATGACTGAGAAGACCTACAACGTGCTGTTCCTCTGCACGGGCAACTCCGCTCGCTCTATCCTGGCCGAATCCATCCTCAACAAGGAGGGTGGCGGGCGCTTCAAGGCATTCTCCGCAGGCAGCCTGCCCAAGGGAGACGTGAATCCGCACGCGCTGAAGGAACTGGATGTTCTCGGCTATCCGTCGACGGGCTTCTCATCCAAGAGCTGGGACGCGTTCGCCGAACCGGGCGCACCGGAAATGGATTTCATCTTCACCGTCTGCGACAACGCCGCGGGTGAAGCCTGCCCGGTCTGGATCGGCCATCCGATGACCGCGCACTGGGGTGTCGAGGATCCTGCCGCCGTTGTCGGGTCAGAGGTCGAGATCCAGCGCGCCTTCGCCCAGGCGGCCCGCTTCCTCAAGAACCGCATCACCGCCTTCATCAATCTGCCCCTGGCCTCCATCGACCGCATGGCGCTCGAGCAGCACGTCCGCCAGATCGGTTCGCTCCAAGGCGCTTCCGTCAAATCCGCGAAGGCCGAGTAA
- the arsK gene encoding arsenite efflux MFS transporter ArsK: protein MPLRDSKIPAAIVSALGMTQIIGYGTLYYSFSILAPEMAEDLGLTLAQVFGIFSASLFIVGLSATYIGKQMDRMGAATILTIGSALSALTLALCAWSPSVFVFALAIILIEISSGMVQYQAAFAALVQSDPRTASRSITYLTLIGGFASTIFWPITAALVGYLTWREIYLVFAALNLFVCMPLHLWMARKGKAEGVRGVNRAREHVVGAVSPERRRGAMIVVSAAFAILGFTLASVLAHMVPMLGTLGLGTTAVVIGSLFGPAQVMSRLVNMIFGTSLSPPMLAVISAALMVLGIVVLAVTGNSLPGAAAFAICLGLGSGINSIAQGSLPLYLFGSDGYGAITGKMAAARLALGAAAPFAFAAAMQSFGIGLSLFAIAALGTAGMVAFISVAIATRRDLVAAE, encoded by the coding sequence ATGCCGTTGCGTGACAGCAAGATCCCGGCCGCTATCGTCTCCGCCCTCGGCATGACCCAGATCATCGGCTACGGCACGCTCTACTACAGCTTCAGCATCCTGGCGCCGGAAATGGCCGAGGATCTCGGGCTGACGCTTGCACAGGTCTTCGGGATATTTTCGGCATCGCTGTTCATCGTCGGATTGTCCGCGACGTATATCGGAAAGCAGATGGACCGGATGGGCGCAGCCACTATCCTGACCATCGGATCGGCTCTGTCCGCGCTGACGCTTGCACTGTGCGCGTGGTCACCCTCCGTGTTCGTGTTCGCTCTTGCCATCATCCTCATCGAAATCTCCTCGGGAATGGTCCAGTATCAGGCTGCATTCGCGGCACTGGTGCAAAGCGATCCCAGGACGGCATCGCGAAGCATAACCTACCTCACACTGATCGGTGGCTTTGCCTCGACGATCTTCTGGCCGATCACCGCCGCCTTGGTCGGATATCTCACATGGCGGGAAATCTATCTGGTCTTCGCGGCCCTCAATCTGTTCGTCTGCATGCCGCTGCATCTCTGGATGGCGAGGAAGGGCAAGGCTGAAGGTGTTCGAGGTGTCAATCGGGCGCGCGAGCACGTGGTGGGTGCGGTTTCGCCGGAAAGGCGCCGCGGCGCGATGATCGTCGTCTCTGCTGCCTTCGCCATCCTAGGCTTCACTTTGGCCTCCGTCCTCGCCCATATGGTTCCCATGCTCGGCACGCTGGGACTGGGTACTACAGCCGTGGTGATCGGCTCGCTCTTCGGCCCTGCTCAGGTCATGAGCCGTCTCGTCAACATGATATTCGGCACGAGCCTCTCTCCGCCGATGCTTGCAGTTATCTCGGCTGCGCTAATGGTCCTCGGCATCGTGGTCCTTGCCGTGACGGGGAACTCGCTGCCGGGCGCGGCTGCGTTCGCCATCTGCCTTGGACTCGGATCGGGAATCAATTCCATCGCTCAAGGGAGCCTTCCGCTCTATCTGTTCGGCAGCGATGGGTACGGGGCGATCACGGGCAAGATGGCGGCCGCGAGGCTCGCGCTCGGTGCGGCAGCGCCGTTCGCCTTCGCGGCGGCGATGCAAAGCTTCGGGATCGGCCTTTCCTTGTTCGCGATCGCTGCCCTCGGGACCGCCGGCATGGTCGCATTCATCAGCGTGGCGATTGCGACAAGGCGAGATCTCGTCGCGGCGGAGTAG
- the arsN2 gene encoding arsenic resistance N-acetyltransferase ArsN2 has translation MSDLRLEPIPGTDPKLRSALLEAHLPTEDIDEAGRTFFEAVSGDGETLAFSGIESCEGSCLLRSVVVLPEHRKSGIGRRVVELTLKAASGDVFLATTSAAEFFGALGFREVRREAVPAAVLATRQLSSICPSSATIMKLDRPPT, from the coding sequence ATGAGTGATCTGCGGCTTGAACCGATCCCAGGAACCGACCCCAAGCTTAGGAGTGCGCTGCTCGAGGCACATCTGCCGACGGAAGACATCGATGAGGCTGGCCGCACCTTCTTCGAGGCCGTCTCCGGCGACGGCGAGACCTTGGCGTTTTCTGGGATCGAAAGCTGCGAAGGGAGCTGCCTGCTCCGATCCGTCGTCGTTCTACCGGAGCACCGCAAGTCCGGTATCGGGCGTCGCGTCGTCGAACTGACATTGAAGGCGGCTTCGGGCGATGTCTTCCTCGCCACCACTTCAGCCGCTGAATTCTTCGGTGCGCTCGGATTCAGGGAAGTGCGACGGGAAGCAGTTCCGGCCGCGGTTCTCGCGACACGCCAGCTTTCATCCATCTGCCCATCGTCGGCCACCATCATGAAACTAGACAGGCCGCCGACCTAA
- the arsB gene encoding ACR3 family arsenite efflux transporter has product MSTFERYLTLWVFLCIVAGIALGHVMPGVFHVIGAAEIAKVNIPVAVLIWLMVIPMLLKIDFGSLAKVGSYWRGIGVTLFVNWAVKPFSMALLGWLFVGWLFRPLLPTDQIDSYIAGLIILAAAPCTAMVFVWSNLTKGEPHFTLSQVALNDAIMIVAFAPIVGLLLGLSAITVPWDTLTISVVLYILIPVAVSQIVRKRLTADRTTRSLDRLLGQLQPLSLLALLATLILLFGFQGEQIMAQPAIIGLLAVPILIQVYFNSGLAYLLNRMSGEQHCVAGPSALIGASNFFELAVAAAISLFGFQSGAALATVVGVLIEVPVMLSVVWIVNRTKGWYEAAPAVSKNTATERT; this is encoded by the coding sequence ATGTCAACGTTCGAACGATACCTGACCTTGTGGGTCTTTCTCTGCATCGTCGCTGGCATCGCCCTCGGGCATGTGATGCCCGGCGTGTTCCATGTCATCGGAGCGGCAGAGATCGCCAAGGTCAACATTCCGGTCGCAGTGCTGATCTGGCTGATGGTCATCCCGATGCTGCTCAAGATCGACTTCGGCTCCCTGGCGAAGGTCGGCAGCTACTGGCGGGGGATCGGTGTCACGCTCTTCGTCAACTGGGCGGTCAAGCCCTTCTCGATGGCGCTCCTCGGCTGGCTGTTCGTCGGCTGGCTCTTTCGTCCCCTACTCCCTACCGATCAGATCGATTCATATATCGCCGGCCTAATCATACTCGCCGCGGCCCCATGCACGGCCATGGTTTTCGTATGGTCGAACCTCACCAAGGGCGAACCGCACTTCACCCTGTCCCAAGTGGCGCTCAACGACGCCATCATGATCGTCGCTTTCGCTCCGATTGTCGGACTTCTTCTGGGATTGTCGGCGATCACGGTCCCGTGGGACACGCTGACGATCTCTGTGGTCCTTTACATCCTGATCCCGGTGGCCGTTTCCCAGATCGTGCGCAAGCGGCTCACTGCGGACCGCACGACGAGGTCGCTCGACCGTCTTCTCGGCCAACTACAGCCGCTCTCGCTTCTTGCATTGCTCGCCACGCTGATCCTGCTCTTCGGCTTCCAGGGCGAACAGATCATGGCACAGCCGGCTATCATCGGCCTTCTGGCTGTCCCGATCCTGATCCAGGTCTACTTCAACTCGGGACTGGCCTACCTGCTGAACCGGATGTCGGGCGAGCAGCACTGCGTTGCCGGTCCGTCCGCACTCATCGGGGCAAGCAACTTCTTCGAACTCGCAGTTGCCGCCGCCATCAGCCTGTTCGGCTTCCAGTCAGGCGCAGCCCTCGCTACCGTCGTTGGCGTTCTCATCGAGGTCCCTGTGATGCTGTCGGTCGTATGGATCGTGAACCGCACCAAGGGCTGGTACGAGGCAGCACCCGCCGTCTCCAAGAACACCGCAACCGAAAGGACCTGA
- a CDS encoding LysR family transcriptional regulator, whose amino-acid sequence MYLLALADFNLVARHGGFGKAARATGRPKATLSRRVAELESDLALRLFERGARNLKLTEEGRALFERTGALLAELDETAATIASGGQKPKGRLRISAPLHFSQTAMGRIAAGFALQYPQVRLEVTSEDRSVDMIEEGYDLVIRVNPDPDESLVGRAFLRDRLVVVASPGLPRPTGGRAAPGVARGAGEAQTWQVKTAVGRSTIKIEPVLILSTLITVRDAVRAGVGAGRLPISLVSHDLADGTLVNWGEIDGPEVTLWTLYPSRRLLSARVSAFLDFLKQAFPNGTPDELAAYIGR is encoded by the coding sequence ATGTACCTTCTTGCGCTAGCTGATTTCAATCTCGTTGCCCGCCATGGTGGCTTCGGCAAAGCGGCGCGGGCGACCGGCCGGCCGAAGGCGACATTGTCGCGCCGTGTCGCCGAGTTGGAAAGCGATCTCGCTCTGCGGCTGTTTGAACGGGGTGCGCGCAACCTGAAGCTCACCGAAGAAGGACGGGCGCTGTTCGAGCGGACCGGGGCGTTGCTCGCCGAACTGGACGAGACGGCTGCGACGATTGCGTCCGGCGGTCAGAAACCCAAGGGGAGATTGCGGATCAGCGCCCCGTTGCACTTCTCCCAGACCGCCATGGGCAGGATCGCCGCGGGCTTTGCCCTCCAATATCCGCAGGTGAGGCTTGAAGTGACGAGTGAGGACCGGTCCGTCGATATGATCGAGGAAGGCTACGATCTGGTTATCCGGGTCAATCCCGATCCCGACGAAAGCCTGGTCGGGCGGGCGTTTCTGCGCGACCGGCTGGTGGTGGTGGCAAGCCCCGGACTTCCCCGCCCGACCGGCGGACGCGCTGCTCCCGGCGTTGCGCGTGGCGCAGGCGAAGCGCAAACTTGGCAGGTGAAGACAGCCGTCGGCCGGTCGACGATCAAGATCGAACCCGTGCTCATTTTGTCAACGCTCATCACGGTCCGCGATGCGGTGCGCGCCGGCGTCGGTGCAGGACGCCTTCCCATTTCGCTGGTGAGCCACGACCTCGCGGACGGCACATTGGTCAATTGGGGGGAAATCGACGGCCCCGAGGTCACTCTATGGACCCTCTACCCCTCTCGGCGGCTGCTCAGCGCGCGCGTCTCGGCGTTTCTGGACTTTCTCAAACAGGCATTTCCAAATGGAACGCCGGACGAACTAGCCGCCTATATTGGCAGGTGA
- the arsH gene encoding arsenical resistance protein ArsH, whose protein sequence is MADTFPALHDYHLVPTDLEALRPAFSKHKPRILILYGSLREVSYSRLLAHEVRRLLERLDCDVRVFEPKGLPLPDEAPVSHPKVQELRELSQWSEGQVWVSPERHGAMTGIMKSQIDWIPLSVGSVRPTQGKTLAVMEVSGGSQSFNAVNQMRVLGRWMRMITIPNQSSVAKAFQEFDAEGRMKPSSYYDRVVDVCEELVKFTLLTRDASSYLTDRYSERKEEASKLQQRVNLKSI, encoded by the coding sequence TTGGCTGACACATTCCCGGCACTTCACGATTATCATCTTGTTCCAACAGATCTCGAAGCGCTCAGGCCCGCCTTCTCGAAGCACAAGCCCCGTATTCTCATCCTCTACGGCTCGCTCCGGGAGGTGTCCTACAGCCGCCTGCTGGCGCACGAGGTCCGACGGCTCCTCGAGCGGCTGGACTGCGACGTGCGGGTTTTCGAGCCGAAAGGCCTGCCGCTCCCTGACGAAGCGCCCGTCAGCCACCCGAAAGTGCAGGAACTGCGCGAACTGTCGCAATGGTCTGAAGGCCAGGTCTGGGTGAGCCCCGAGCGCCACGGGGCGATGACAGGCATCATGAAGTCGCAGATCGACTGGATCCCGCTATCGGTCGGATCGGTTCGTCCCACGCAGGGAAAGACGCTTGCAGTCATGGAGGTGTCCGGCGGCAGCCAGTCCTTCAACGCCGTGAACCAGATGCGCGTCCTCGGTCGCTGGATGCGCATGATCACGATCCCTAACCAGAGCAGCGTCGCGAAGGCTTTTCAGGAGTTCGACGCCGAGGGGCGAATGAAGCCGTCATCCTACTACGACCGTGTCGTCGATGTCTGCGAGGAGCTCGTCAAGTTTACTCTGCTGACCCGCGATGCGTCGTCCTATCTGACCGATCGCTATAGCGAGCGGAAGGAGGAGGCGTCGAAGCTGCAACAACGGGTGAATTTGAAGTCGATCTGA
- a CDS encoding ArsR/SmtB family transcription factor, which yields MESKFAITALGALAQATRLETFRLLVRREPDGVPAGELARLLDVPQNTMSAHLATLSRAGLIKSERQSRSIIYRADLDGLRALTLFLLKDCCNGATELCAPLIAELTPCCTPEAKLSS from the coding sequence ATGGAATCTAAATTCGCGATAACAGCGCTCGGCGCTTTGGCCCAAGCTACCCGTCTGGAAACTTTCCGGCTACTCGTTCGGCGTGAGCCGGACGGAGTTCCTGCTGGCGAACTCGCGCGGCTTCTGGATGTGCCTCAGAACACGATGTCGGCGCATCTCGCGACGCTCTCGCGAGCGGGCCTTATCAAGAGCGAGCGTCAGAGCCGCTCCATCATCTATCGCGCTGATCTTGACGGGCTTCGCGCGCTGACACTCTTCCTTCTCAAGGACTGCTGCAACGGAGCGACCGAGCTGTGCGCTCCTCTGATCGCCGAACTTACGCCGTGCTGCACTCCGGAGGCGAAGCTGTCATCATGA
- a CDS encoding sugar ABC transporter permease, whose protein sequence is MAETVHSTTTNGPREAQANPVARFFRATEIDTRLLGMVGALLIIWIGFQIMTGGLFLTPRNLWNLSVQTSSVAVMATGMVLVIVTRNIDLSVGSMLGFCGMVMGVLQAQVLPQYLGFNSPATWIITLVAGLIVGGSIGMLQGMIIAFLSVPSFIVTLGGLLVWRGATWFVTSGQTVAPMDTSFRIMGGGTDGSIGATWSWIVGVIACLAIIASIVNSRRQRRRFGFPRRPLWAEYFLSALGCVLVLGAIAVANNYYWPTNIAKRYAEANSIPWPESGLNIPYGIAVPVLIAVIVGAIMTFVATRLRFGRYVFAIGGNPEAAELAGIKTRWVTVRIFALMGLLCAIAGAISTARLNAATNAQGELDELYTIAAAVIGGTSLAGGTGTIAGAMLGALVMQSLQSGMVLLGIDSPLQRIVVGVVLVVAVWLDTLYRARAK, encoded by the coding sequence ATGGCCGAAACGGTACATTCCACGACAACCAACGGGCCGCGCGAGGCACAAGCCAATCCGGTGGCGCGCTTCTTCCGCGCGACCGAAATCGACACTCGCCTTCTCGGCATGGTCGGTGCGCTGCTGATCATCTGGATCGGCTTCCAGATCATGACCGGCGGCCTGTTCCTGACGCCGCGCAACCTCTGGAACCTCTCGGTCCAGACCTCGTCCGTCGCCGTCATGGCGACAGGCATGGTGCTGGTGATCGTCACGCGCAATATCGACCTTTCCGTCGGCTCCATGCTCGGCTTCTGCGGCATGGTGATGGGCGTCCTGCAGGCGCAGGTGCTGCCGCAATATCTCGGCTTCAACAGTCCCGCCACCTGGATCATCACTCTCGTTGCCGGCCTCATTGTCGGCGGATCGATCGGCATGCTCCAGGGCATGATCATCGCTTTTCTGAGCGTGCCGTCCTTCATCGTCACCCTCGGAGGGCTTCTGGTCTGGCGCGGCGCCACCTGGTTTGTCACCAGCGGCCAGACGGTCGCGCCGATGGATACGAGTTTCCGCATCATGGGCGGCGGCACAGACGGCTCGATCGGCGCCACCTGGAGCTGGATCGTCGGCGTCATCGCCTGCCTCGCAATCATTGCCAGCATCGTCAATTCCCGCCGCCAGCGCCGGCGCTTCGGCTTCCCCCGGCGCCCGCTTTGGGCCGAATACTTCCTCTCGGCCCTCGGCTGCGTGCTCGTGCTCGGCGCAATCGCCGTCGCCAACAACTATTACTGGCCGACAAACATCGCCAAGAGATATGCAGAGGCAAACAGCATTCCCTGGCCGGAGTCGGGGCTCAACATTCCCTACGGCATAGCCGTTCCGGTTCTGATCGCCGTCATCGTCGGCGCGATCATGACCTTCGTCGCGACGCGCCTGCGCTTCGGCCGCTACGTCTTCGCCATCGGCGGCAACCCGGAGGCAGCCGAGCTCGCCGGCATCAAGACCCGCTGGGTCACGGTGCGCATCTTTGCGCTCATGGGGCTGCTCTGCGCCATCGCCGGCGCAATCTCGACCGCCCGCCTCAATGCCGCGACGAATGCGCAGGGCGAACTGGATGAACTCTATACCATCGCCGCTGCCGTCATCGGCGGCACGTCGCTTGCAGGCGGCACAGGCACCATTGCCGGTGCCATGCTTGGCGCGCTCGTCATGCAGTCGTTGCAGTCCGGTATGGTACTGCTCGGAATCGACAGCCCGCTCCAGAGAATCGTTGTCGGTGTCGTCCTTGTCGTCGCCGTCTGGCTCGACACGCTCTACCGCGCCCGCGCCAAGTAG
- a CDS encoding AtaL-like protein translates to MIYSTATVPVNPAGEAPLTRAQAWKGLELKARDARSFLAPGLCTRCEVIEESTAHFLREATIGGNDLREIVTLEHESRITFFQAAGPREGAIINELYEDEDGAPQLRFYCYMGLRAKQPNGREEQTEQAQLASEHGYKAALLSTLKRTRELLAEGTLYRNTSNRAAS, encoded by the coding sequence ATGATTTATTCAACTGCCACAGTTCCGGTGAACCCGGCAGGCGAAGCCCCATTGACGCGCGCTCAGGCATGGAAAGGGCTTGAACTCAAAGCACGCGACGCGCGCTCGTTTCTGGCCCCAGGGCTTTGCACACGTTGCGAGGTCATTGAGGAAAGCACTGCGCATTTCCTGCGGGAAGCAACGATCGGAGGCAACGACCTGCGTGAAATCGTGACGCTCGAACATGAGAGTAGGATCACCTTCTTTCAGGCGGCCGGGCCCCGCGAAGGAGCGATCATCAACGAACTGTATGAAGATGAAGATGGCGCACCACAGCTCCGCTTCTACTGCTACATGGGCCTGCGTGCCAAACAGCCGAACGGTCGCGAGGAGCAGACGGAGCAGGCTCAGCTCGCCAGCGAACACGGCTACAAGGCCGCCCTGCTGTCGACGCTGAAGCGGACCCGCGAACTGCTGGCAGAGGGAACGCTCTACCGGAACACGAGCAACAGGGCAGCCTCTTGA
- a CDS encoding ArsR/SmtB family transcription factor produces MDERQALSSFAALSQETRLGIVRTLVVGGPEGLAAGLIAARMGVSPSNVSFHLKELERAGLILQRRKSRSIVYSASYDSLAALVKFLMEDCCAGHPAVRETVDRQDGCCPTGEATSKDDAVA; encoded by the coding sequence ATGGATGAACGTCAAGCCCTCTCTTCATTCGCCGCACTCTCTCAGGAGACCCGCCTCGGCATCGTGAGGACGCTGGTCGTCGGGGGGCCGGAGGGACTCGCCGCAGGCCTCATTGCAGCGCGGATGGGTGTCAGCCCATCGAATGTGTCGTTCCATCTGAAGGAACTCGAACGCGCAGGCCTGATCCTGCAGCGGCGCAAATCTCGTTCGATCGTCTACAGTGCCAGCTACGACTCCCTGGCTGCTCTCGTTAAGTTTCTGATGGAGGACTGCTGCGCGGGCCACCCCGCGGTCCGGGAGACGGTGGATCGCCAAGATGGCTGCTGCCCAACCGGAGAAGCCACCAGCAAGGATGATGCCGTTGCGTGA
- the arsC gene encoding arsenate reductase (glutaredoxin) (This arsenate reductase requires both glutathione and glutaredoxin to convert arsenate to arsenite, after which the efflux transporter formed by ArsA and ArsB can extrude the arsenite from the cell, providing resistance.) produces MTMDVKIYHNPACGTSRNTLEMIRNAGIEPTVIEYLKTPPSREELVKMIADAGLSVREAIREKGTPYEELGLANPALTDDQLLDVMLKEPILINRPFVVTPLGTRLSRPSEVVLAILPDTHKGAFAKEDGEKVLDEKGKRIG; encoded by the coding sequence CTGACGATGGACGTCAAGATCTACCACAATCCCGCCTGCGGGACTTCAAGGAACACGCTTGAGATGATCCGCAACGCTGGCATCGAGCCGACGGTGATCGAATATCTCAAGACCCCGCCATCGCGCGAGGAACTGGTGAAGATGATCGCCGATGCCGGCCTTTCGGTCCGGGAGGCGATCCGGGAGAAGGGAACGCCATACGAAGAACTCGGTCTCGCCAACCCCGCGCTCACGGACGACCAATTGCTCGACGTCATGCTGAAGGAGCCGATCCTCATCAACCGACCGTTCGTCGTGACACCTCTCGGCACCCGCCTCAGCCGCCCGTCTGAGGTCGTCCTCGCTATCCTGCCCGATACCCACAAGGGTGCCTTCGCGAAGGAAGACGGGGAGAAGGTCCTCGACGAGAAAGGCAAGCGAATTGGCTGA
- a CDS encoding ATP-binding cassette domain-containing protein, which produces MTHQSTPLVELKNISISFGGIHAVDNASVDLYPGEVVALLGHNGAGKSTLIKILSGAYKRDGGDILINGEPADIRNPRDAKKYGIETIYQTLAVADNVDAAANLYLGREIRTKWGTLDDVAMEASAREVMGRLNPNFKRFKEPVKALSGGQRQSVAIARAILFNARILIMDEPTAALGPQETAQVGELIKQLKKEGIGIFLISHDIHDVFDLADRVSVMKNGQVVGHARTEDVTKDEVLGMIILGKVPPKAIPGPGAMQA; this is translated from the coding sequence ATGACACACCAAAGCACTCCCCTTGTGGAATTGAAGAACATCTCGATCTCATTCGGCGGCATTCACGCCGTCGATAACGCCTCGGTCGATCTCTACCCCGGCGAGGTCGTCGCCCTCCTCGGCCATAACGGCGCTGGCAAGTCGACACTGATCAAGATCCTTTCCGGTGCCTACAAGCGCGACGGCGGCGACATCCTGATCAACGGGGAACCAGCCGACATTCGCAACCCGCGCGATGCGAAGAAATACGGCATCGAGACTATCTACCAGACGCTCGCCGTTGCCGATAACGTCGATGCGGCCGCCAACCTCTATCTCGGCCGCGAGATCCGAACGAAGTGGGGCACGCTCGACGACGTCGCCATGGAGGCGTCGGCCCGCGAGGTGATGGGCCGCCTCAACCCGAACTTCAAGCGCTTCAAAGAGCCCGTAAAGGCACTTTCGGGAGGCCAGCGGCAGTCGGTGGCGATCGCCCGAGCGATCCTCTTCAACGCCCGCATCCTGATCATGGACGAGCCGACTGCAGCCCTTGGCCCCCAGGAAACGGCCCAGGTCGGCGAGCTCATCAAGCAGTTGAAGAAGGAAGGCATCGGCATCTTCCTCATCAGCCACGACATCCATGATGTCTTCGATCTCGCTGACCGCGTTTCGGTGATGAAGAATGGTCAGGTCGTCGGCCACGCCCGCACCGAAGACGTAACCAAGGACGAGGTGCTCGGCATGATAATCCTTGGCAAGGTGCCGCCAAAGGCGATCCCCGGCCCCGGCGCCATGCAGGCTTGA
- a CDS encoding SDR family oxidoreductase translates to MTILVTGATGNIGRQVVEHLVKQGADVRAIARDPSKANLPANVSVVQGDFLDVDSLRNAMSGVSTLFLLNAVVPDEFTQALIALNVARSAGIERIVYLSVIHADVYVNVPHFAGKFSVERMIEQMNFKATILRPAYFMQNDLMVKDVITGYGAYTMPIGAKGLAMIDARDTAEIAARELLRREQAPEPLPINRINLVGPEVLTGTDIASIWSDVVARPINYGGDNTEGFEQNLKQFVPAWMAYDMRLMGERFSTDGMLPEAGDVERLTALLGRPLRAYRDFASETAASA, encoded by the coding sequence ATGACCATTCTCGTCACCGGCGCCACAGGCAATATTGGCCGCCAAGTTGTCGAACACCTCGTCAAGCAGGGTGCTGACGTGCGCGCCATTGCCCGCGATCCGTCGAAAGCGAACTTACCGGCGAACGTATCTGTCGTGCAGGGCGACTTCCTCGACGTGGATTCACTACGCAATGCCATGTCTGGCGTTTCTACGCTTTTCCTTTTGAACGCAGTCGTGCCGGATGAATTCACGCAAGCGCTGATCGCACTGAACGTCGCCCGGTCGGCTGGCATCGAGCGGATCGTCTATCTGTCGGTAATCCACGCCGACGTCTACGTGAACGTGCCGCACTTCGCTGGCAAGTTCAGCGTCGAGCGGATGATTGAGCAGATGAATTTCAAAGCTACGATCTTGCGCCCCGCATACTTCATGCAGAACGATCTGATGGTCAAAGACGTCATCACGGGCTACGGCGCCTACACAATGCCGATCGGTGCGAAGGGTCTTGCGATGATTGATGCCCGTGATACTGCCGAAATAGCCGCCCGCGAGCTTCTGCGCCGTGAACAGGCTCCAGAGCCGCTCCCAATCAACCGGATCAACCTTGTCGGACCAGAAGTGCTGACCGGAACCGATATCGCCTCCATCTGGTCAGACGTCGTTGCTCGCCCAATCAACTACGGCGGCGACAACACCGAAGGCTTTGAACAAAACCTAAAGCAGTTCGTGCCCGCTTGGATGGCATACGACATGCGTCTGATGGGCGAACGCTTCTCGACAGATGGGATGCTGCCTGAGGCCGGCGACGTCGAGCGCCTGACCGCGCTTCTGGGCCGCCCGCTGCGCGCATATCGCGACTTTGCCTCGGAAACCGCTGCCTCCGCCTGA